ATTGCATAGGAAAATAAGGGATTAGATGCAGGGTGCACAGGTTGATATTCCAAGTGTAACTGCAGTGCATTGAAAACTATTTGTGTAACTGTTAGAAATAACAGAGTTTTGTAAATCTGGGACTCacataataaaacaagattGTTATTTCTTGCAAAGCATCTCTAAACATGCAGTTATAGATGACCAGTCTTGACCTACAAGGTGTTTAATGCTGAAGAACACACGATGCTCCTAGCCGGTTTTCACAATGATTGATTGCTACCATTAGTAAAGTGTGCTCTTGATTTCCAGTGGGAATTTATTGTTTCTCAGTGGTGGATCTTGCCATGCCCTTGTCTGACAGAATGAAGTGACAGCTACTACCAGATATCACGCAGATTGCTTCTTAACCATTCCAatgatgggaaaaataaattggcCTGGTTAGAGTTACTGAGGACATTGGTAGAGTTGCAgccactttttttcccccagtttttCGGTATGTATTTGAAGCATGAATATAAGTAGCAGTCTCATAAGTAATGCTACTCATTATGAATTATTGAATTGTTATGAATGCTACTCATTACTTGAATTTCCATTGATCATACATCCAAAGCACTGTGGTAACAGCCTACTCTTATGATCTATCTGCTGACCATCCTTAATGTCCCCTGTACCTTTTCCAAGTTCACTGGTCTCCTGAATTCAATCTTCCATCTCATGTGTGACCcaagtttattttattgtatttggCCATCTTAGAGTACAAGTCAGTCTGCTTAAGTGATGTGACCCAATTTGTTCCTTACAATTCATTCTCCTTAGTGGTTTCTGCTCTATcagctttttcagcttttttccatctttctttttttttttttttttttttttcagcagaaggTTTATATTTTCTCCCACGTTTTTGAAAAAAGATATTGAATAACACTGCAATAATAGCAAGCCCATGTagaattacactgaaaataccAAGCACAATATTGATTCACTACCTACAAGTTTTTAGCTCAGTCAACTTTCAGTTATTCTGTATGTTTAATAcctttattctgttctttctggtCTACAATTGGGCTGTCCTCAGCTGGTACAAATTTTCATGAAAGATCAGGTTAACTGCTCACAAATATCTCTTGTTGGTGTAAGCATCAGATGAGAACATGCTTGTGACCAGCTCAGCAGACATCTCCATTCTACTCCttccttaaaaacaagaagtacATTGCCTGACTCATAATGACCAAGGACAATATTGATGTCAATTgttcaatttttctttaatatcgTATACAAAATATCAATTCTACTTTGTaacttaatatattttatataaaatccAATGTACAACATcttaaatttgtttaaatagtATCGTAAACATAACTTCCATGAGGAGTCCGTCCTGGAGCAATGCAGTCTTTTCTTAATTATAGTTCCTTTTGATATCCCTGTTGTTTGTTAAAGAATCCAACTTTGATTCTAGAAATCTCCATCTGAACTCAAATTTGGTTCCtgtcaaagcaaaaataaattccCAGGTTATTCATTTTCCACTTTGTGTCCCACACACGGCTAGATAAAGTCATGTGCTGGATTGTCGTTTGGCTGTGATTTGACATGATCTGCTTCAGAGCTCATCTTCGTCTGACAAAGCATCAAGATAATCTGTATCAACATATAAGAGAAATCCAGAAAACAAGCTGTCTGCCCATGTTGGGTCTGAAAAGAGACCGTTTTGGTCAGCGTAGAAGATCTCAAGCCATACTTCATCTTCTGGCTGAAGGTAGATCACAGTGGACCCAGAAGCTACGTCGTGGTTTCCTGTGTTTGCATCAAATGTCTTTATGCGGTACTTCCCATTGTGAACCAGCCCAATGGCAAGGTGCTTATTTGCCAAGGTGATgtcataagaaaaataataaatccctGGGATGGCACAAATAAACTTCCCTGTGGAAGGGTTGTAATGTTCACCCTCGTTGAAGAGGACTTTATTGAATACAATTGGTAGTCTTTCCTCAGGGTAGCTGGTGGTGATGCCAACAGAAAAGGCAGATTTCAGCACTATCTTCCCACACTTACAGACCCCTGGTGCACCTGGCTCTCCTCGGTCTCCTTTATCTCCTTTAGGTCCAGGTGGTCCAGCTGGACCTACTTCACCCTTGGCACCAATCAGTCCTCCTGGtcctttttttccagactgACCTTGGTCTCCTTTCTCTCCGGTTGGTCCTAATGGCCCAGTTTTCCCTCTTAAaccttcaaaaacattttaagttaGTTAATCATTTCAATTGTTATCTCAGTAAATGATTGCACAAGCTACTGGGTATATCTGAACAGGCAAGAAAAGCAAGGCCAGAATTTCAGAATACTTCAagaatgctttcaaaatctTCTAAATAAGCTTGTGAAAAGAATAGCGAGTTGAAACAGAGCAGTGGACTACACAGCCTGTGAGTCCCTTGTTTTTAGACCCCTAGTTTTCTTCATACACCTGGATTAAACACTGAAGAACTACATATCCATTGCTGACAGAGGCATGGATACTGCTAGTGTGGAGGACAGCACTGTGGTTACCCAATGCCAGTGCACTAAACATTATTTACTAATTCAGTGGTTTTATTCTGTACCTACAAGCCTATTAATCTTTGTTTCCTAACTAACAGCACAAATGAGGCTAATTATTTGCCACCAGTGCTGCCGCACATGGCTTTGCAATGtcccctttttatttcatgtttgtgCATAGGAAGGCTGTGCAATTACATTTATTTCCACATTTGGTTGTATGCATACTAGACATATCTAAAATATAtctgcacattttctttctctcactaCATGCATCACACTAAGCCCACATGGGCACATACACACATGTTCATCATATGTATATGCATACTAGTAATGATGAAAGCTCTTATTTTGATGCATTACTATGTTAGTTGATGTAAATTTTCAATACCTGCGCTCCCCTTTTcacctttctctcctttcctgccATCTCTACCATCTCTTCCTGGAAGACCAATGCGTCCATGTGGCCCTGGGGCTCCGTTAGCTCCGGGGGGGCCCACAGGACCTGGCAACCCAGGGATACTGCAGATGTATCTGGTATAGTAGTTCTCTCCTTTGAACTGGTTTTGAAGGGGTTGTTCACTGGTGTAGATGGCAAAACTTGTAATGTACAGCAACACAAACATCGTTGAATCTGGAAAAAAGTGCATATGGAGAATACTTTACGTATATGATGATACTCTGATTCCATTCAGATGGCCAGCGGGAGCAGCATTTTCTAGTGAGGAAAAAGCATGCACctttacttcattttgaagtCCTTATCCTTGTAAATGAATCTCCATCCTGACTAACCGTAGCAGGAACTTGCCAAGTTTGGAGAAGGGACACCAGTAAGAGAATTACAGCTTCACTGCTTGGTTGTACACTCTGGCAACCTCAGCACCATTACTCTGCTGTAATGGGCCAGATGGGAGCAGATCACTGTCCTATGGCTCTGGTGCTAAcaggaatttctttttaagcttaGGCTGGACTGCCATGTGAAATGAGCTATATCACAATATCTTGAAAGAAAAGTCATTAAAGTATTATATATTGTGGTTGGATGCTTTCATGAACAATTCATTAAATGGGATTTCTCTTTTGCATTACATATACTGAGGgattaaaggagaaaaacactacaaaaacagaaatgtgttgAGGATTTGCAGTACCTGATATGCAAAGGTGTTCAAAACTAGTGTTGCATTAGCTGAGATTCAGTCATGAGTGAGGTGAGATACTGTGAGTCAAGTTGTTTCTTCTAATTCACTTGCTGGACTCTCAGAACACATCCATGGGGGTTTTTGTTGGATTTGTCCATTCCTTCAGAGCCAGCttacagcacagaagcaaatcAGAGTCCACTGGTTTCtatggggagaaagaaaagaaatggggcTAAGATGAAAATCAGGTTCATTCTCAAACTCTTAAATATACtacaaaacaaatcaatataGAAATCCTTTTCATTCCCTACTCTGTTGTATGATTGGCTTTGCTGATTGACTTGAAAACCAGAATGGACATATTTACCTCATGTTCAGGTTATCTCCATGGCCATGCTGTGATATATGGCATGACCAAAACTATTCAGCAGGGAAAAAGATCAGCACATcaacatccacatccacatccacatccacatccacatccacatccacatccacagtCTTTACcaagagcagaaaatgagaagctgcATCTTCATATTGAtgcaatgaaggaaaaagaatgaactgATTACTGAAGAGAAGTAAGTGATGCTCCAAAATTATCTTCAGTGAtttatattctgcttttcataTTAATCGTCTTATATCAAATTGGCAGAAGCCAAACTATTAATTTTGCTGTCATTTGATAAACGCTTACAGTACAGGCAGGCACAACAGCTTCCAAGAGTGAATTAACATATGAATATGCGGCATTACAGGAGAACAGTGCATGATGACTCCAAGGCAGTAGTTAACTGTAAGCATAAACTTCACAGTAATGTTTGCTCTGATATTTTATTGAGTGTTCCCAAATAAAGCTCATGGTTTTTCATGGGACTTATATcagggacagcagagctgtctgtggACAGGAACAACTTAATCACGTGGCCAAGAGGGAGCAGCTTGGTGGGAACTGAAGCCTAAGACTGCCTATGAATTTTACATGGAGTTGATGGATGAGAAGCAGACATGACTTAAGGACCAAGGATGGGAACAAAAACTACCCTTTGCCAGATGAAAGCCCGAATCAGTAGGCTAGATGTTCCCACACTCTGTTGTACATCAGCCAAGCAGAAACAATGTCCACAACTGCTGGTTTTTGCCTGTCCAAGATCTCTGACAAAACATAACGAGAGCTGTCATGCAGTTGCTCCAGTGATCAGATGGCCGGTAACCTACTGATGTGTGAAGCTGTCTGCAGTTCCCTTACTTCTCCTGCTGTTCTTCTCATGTGCCTATGGGAAATAAATTAGCCTGGGATGTGTGTTCCTGCaaaggctctggggaaaaaTTCATTTGGGGAAGGTAGGGAGTACAGGGTTGTTGGGATAAGGACGTGCCTTAGAGGGACATTGTGGTTTGAGGGTGAGTTTGGCCAGGGAAAGGAACACAGGTGttggaaaataaacaggaaaagttTTCAGCAGTGAGATGGGGTTCTTAAGGAAAGATGGGACTGTGAACCTAAATAGTGGGACTGCAGGACAGGTAATAGAGACGAGATTAAGAGAAAATGGTAATAAGGTTCAGATGATGATGTTCAAAGTCCCAAATTTAGGCTTAgaggaaatacagaaagctAATTCCAACAGTGGTCCCCAAAGAAATTACCTTTGGGAAACCACATGTTAGGCCACAGAATCAGGACCTGTTTTAGCCTTGACTTCTGGCTCTTATATTTCTTCATGGACAACAATCCACTTTGAAAAGGAGGAGTGAAGGACGCCTCTCTACTTCACTGCAGCAGTCTCTTGGGAAGTGTGAATCACCTCAGACCACAAGAGGATGTATGGCATTGAACCCACGCCTCCTGTTTCCTGGGTGTTGCTCTAAACGATAAACTGTTAGTCTGGAGGTGAACAAGAACTTAAGGCCACACTTTTGAAATTTCAGGTTGAATGAGGAGACCAAAATCAGAGTTTTCAGTTCACTGAGATTCAAGAAGTTAGAAGGCAGAATGAGACTTCCCAGATTCTTTTTTCAGGAGTCGCCTATATTCCAGTGCAATACTTGATCACACAGAGTTAAACGTTAGGCAGAAAGTGAGTCATAAATtagactttcttctttttttctagttgtCCTTTTCAAAAACGTACACTTTTGTTTGCAAGTTGGAATAGGAAACAATGTCATTTATATGTGCCAAATAATGTTTCttcaaggaaaaacaacactcgagaagttcattttttttaaatccaaataGCAAAAATCAGAACAAGCAGATGGTATTCATGTTAACAACAATTACAATTATCTTCACTGAAGCCAGCACCAAAGATAATAAAGAGAACGATGTGAACAAAGGATTAGAATGTTCTTCCAAGTTTAGAAAGTGGTTTTTCAATGGGTACCAAATCGGAGCATGAGCACATGCCAAAGCTTTCACTGGAAGTCTATAGACACGCTCATTACTTCTAATGTGAGGTGATTTCTAGAACAGCTTTTCTAAGTGAGAGTGGCACATGCAGTTGTTTCATCACCTTTAATATTGCACAAGCAGCATAACCATTGCCCTTGCGCATGAACATGGAAGATCATCTGATTCTTCTGATGTCAGAAAAGTATTCTAAAAGTTATTCTGATCTGTTGTTGCGGATCTGTTGACATGACAGATCTACCATCTCTACCACGAGAATATAGTCTATGTATTACATTCCTACTGAAGCTACATGCTGGGCAGAGGATTTGTATCATCAGGTTTCTAGGAAATCTCAAAGCATTACCAGTATACTCAGATTGTACTtgataacatattttttttttaagaattaaatagTTGTAGCAAATTCCCAGTCTTGAGACTTCTTGGTATATGACCTAATCTTCCTCCCTTATCCAGCTATGCAcatcttaatttttaaatttactaATTGGCATTGTTCTGAAACAATCATAAGAGATTTCCCATCAATCTTTTATAGATAAAAACTGGGTCAAAAGCCAGCAGTTATTAGTCACAAGCTATCTTGGCTGCATTCATACATTTATGCTTCCTTGCTAGCTTTGAGTTTGCTTCCAGTGCATGTACACAGGCATCTGGGTAGGATGGAAAGATATATTAAATAACTTCCTTGTGCAAAAAGCTGTAGATGAGAAATATTAATACTCTTGGTCCTTTCTAATCTGCAAAATTCACAATGGCTTAGTAGTGCAGAACATAACAGTCAGTGCATCTGTGTCTCTCAGACATCAGAGGCTCTTAAGACCTCACATCACTACCTTGCATCCCTGCTGTGGGATGTACGTGTCAAGTCCACAGCTGGCCATTGCCACACTCTGTGGGTTAGCTATACAGCCATCAATCTTCACATAGTTTTATGTTGTCTTTGTTTCCCTTAAGAGAGGGAGAATGACCTGAAACCTTCTGAGCCATCTGAACTTGTGATTGCTAGTCCCAGAATGACTGATGGTGCCCAGAGGGATCAGCCAGTGGAAAAGAACATTAgctaaatatttctgagaaaacaatCCATTAAGGCCTTATTAGCAGTGCTGACATTTAATGGTCTGATTTGCTTCAGTGTGCACTCAGTCATGTTTAAACAGCCTCCTTCATAACTATGTTGAATGTGGTCAGATTCTTCAACCATGTCTTAATGCCTTCACAAAAAATTAAGAGCTTATAGTCGATCCTGGAAGTTCAAATTGTTTGGTTTTCAAAATATCAAAGCAATGGGAGTAATTTTATTCCTCAGTGTCTCAATTGAAGTCCACCCATTCTTGTTATTTACAAGGCCATTTTTACTAAAAATGCCCAATTATCAGTGATCTAGACTGCCTCAACTGGGGGAATTTTCACATGAGGGCTGGTACAAAGTGTACCAGAAAATGCAAGAAGGTAAATAAAGTCTGACAGAAGTTGTCTTGACTGACAGCTGAGAAGTCAGGTCAGCTGCTTATGGTCTGCAACTGTGACTCCTGTATCCAGGAAGGGTCCTAAGTAGCCCTGTCAGCCTGACATCAGTGCCAGGTAAGGTTATGAAACAGATCATCTTgagtgagatcacacagcatgtgcaaGACAACTTGGGGGATCAGGGCCAGCCAGCACGTGTTCATGAAATGaaggtcctgcttgaccaacctatCTCCTTCTATGATTGAGTGACCTGcctggtagatgagggaaaggctgttgatgtagtctatctagacttcagcaaagcctttgacactaTCTCCATCAGTATTCTCCTAAAGAAACTGAGAGGTACACCTGGAACAACAGGCCCATCACCTGTGCAGACCCAAGGTAAACACTTAGAGGACTCCATGCTTGACCAATGTGTAGTCTGTGAGTGCTGCCACAATTCACATAGGTCTGAGTCTACAGGGCATTGCACTATCCCCTATCCAGAGTTAGCTACAAGGTCTCCATTTTCTGACACATGCCATTTCGTTGTCCTGCTCAGGAATACCAGAGGGAgagcctgaaaacaaaacttactTAAGTGCAACTTAAGGGAGAGGTGATGATGGCTTTGCAGTTGAATCTCACAAAGGTATAGGTCTCAGGAGACCATGTCTCACCTACAGAAATGATAGATGCATTTTCAAGCATATAAATGATTGAAACTTAATGTAAATCAATAAGGCTCAACCTTTTgagaaatgaatgcattttgaaaacagtACCAGGGCACTGAAGCTTTATGGGATTTTCAGAATGGCACACCACAAGCTAAGTGACATCTTCAAACACAGGAGCACATTAGCAGGTGTCCCCAGCCTCTGGGATTGCCAGGCTGTCCCACTGTGTGCATCCCAGAGGTCCCATCCATGCCAGTGCTTTTGCATGGGTCTTGTCAACTCACAAGATGAAAATCTGGCCTCAAGATCGACATCGTTTCCTGACAATTAATGGCTGTTCAGAGAAAATCCTGGTCTCTACCTCAAAGTGATTACTTCAACAGCATTACTCCTATATTTACACTGGAATAGAGAAAGGGGAATTTGGCTTGTTTTATCCActtttgtgtttgctgtggTTAATGTCAGATTCCGGAGATAGGAGCcaagaagag
This region of Coturnix japonica isolate 7356 chromosome 4, Coturnix japonica 2.1, whole genome shotgun sequence genomic DNA includes:
- the C1QTNF7 gene encoding complement C1q tumor necrosis factor-related protein 7, with the translated sequence MFVLLYITSFAIYTSEQPLQNQFKGENYYTRYICSIPGLPGPVGPPGANGAPGPHGRIGLPGRDGRDGRKGEKGEKGSAGLRGKTGPLGPTGEKGDQGQSGKKGPGGLIGAKGEVGPAGPPGPKGDKGDRGEPGAPGVCKCGKIVLKSAFSVGITTSYPEERLPIVFNKVLFNEGEHYNPSTGKFICAIPGIYYFSYDITLANKHLAIGLVHNGKYRIKTFDANTGNHDVASGSTVIYLQPEDEVWLEIFYADQNGLFSDPTWADSLFSGFLLYVDTDYLDALSDEDEL